Proteins from one Pagrus major chromosome 1, Pma_NU_1.0 genomic window:
- the LOC141001649 gene encoding uncharacterized protein yields the protein MSGKVFVVITLLVALLVSSAASSPVEAKETQMLQQLLAKREKVKDLGGRQDPAPPAYSARVERRPHLSEDEREVMTKQIMQAISEMMNSECMSDRDYQGWVDFGRRDAE from the exons ATGTCAGGGAAGGTTTTTGTGGTGATCACACTGTTGGTTGCACTGCTTGTATCCAGTGCAGCCTCCTCACCTGTAGAGGCTAAAGAGACTCAGATGCTACAGCAGCTTCTAGCTAAGAGGGAGAAAGTGAAAGACTTGGGTGGCAGACAGGATCCGGCGCCTCCGGCCTACTCAGCACGGGTAGAGAGACGGCCACACCTATCTGAGGATGAACGCGAGGTTATGACCAAGCAAATAATGCAAGCAATTTCAG AGATGATGAACTCAGAGTGCATGTCTGATCGGGACTACCAGGGCTGGGTGGACTTCGGACGCCGGGACGCAGAGTGA
- the LOC141001641 gene encoding keratin, type I cytoskeletal 19-like — MTSFGVSRQSSFSSRSISSSRSVSGGASAFSMSGGMQMIGGGQSRFSSSSIQARAPSVYGGAGGYGTRISQSQSVFGSGSMGGYSETTVINNEKVTMQNLNDRLASYLEKVRSLEAANRKLELQIREFYEKKAPTAGRDYTNYFATINDLRAQIRRRFSENQSINLQIDNAQLAAEDFRMKYESELSMRTNVEGDVARLRGVRDTLTLSIGDLEMQVEGLKEELAYLKSNHEEEMRLARVQQGGNVNVEVDSTDSVDLSKVLEEMREQYEAVMIKNKMEVEKWFNAKVDTLQTQISSCTIEVKTSSSELSELKRTYQNLEISRTSAISSIQCLQQNLEEVKSRYSLQLSQLQMTINTLEAELQQLKISIEHQQSEYKMLLDIKMRLELEIAEYRRLLEGEVHEKKAVVVSKVVVEEHKPHIERRVKTIVEEIVDGRVVSSSVDTQVEDLQ, encoded by the exons ATGACTTCTTTCGGTGTCAGCCGCCAGAGCAGCTTCAGCTCCCGCAGCATCAGCAGCTCCCGGAGCGTCTCCGGTGGCGCCAGCGCCTTCAGCATGAGCGGAGGGATGCAGATGATCGGAGGCGGCCAGAGCCgcttctccagcagctccatcCAGGCGCGCGCACCCAGCGTGTACGGGGGCGCGGGAGGCTACGGGACCCGCATCTCCCAGTCCCAGTCCGTGTTCGGCTCCGGGTCAATGGGCGGCTACTCTGAGACTACGGTAATCAACAACGAGAAGGTTACCATGCAGAACCTCAACGACCGCCTGGCCTCATACCTGGAGAAG GTGCGCTCCCTGGAGGCAGCCAACAGGAAGCTGGAGCTGCAGATCAGAGAGTTCTACGAGAAGAAAGCTCCCACTGCTGGCAGAGACTACACCAACTACTTTGCCACCATCAATGATCTGCGGGCTCAG ATCCGGAGAAGGTTTTCAGAGAATCAGAGCATCAACCTGCAGATTGACAACGCTCAACTGGCTGCAGAGGACTTCAGAATGAA GTATGAGTCAGAGCTGAGCATGCGTACCAACGTTGAGGGTGATGTGGCTCGTCTCCGAGGGGTCCGGGACACCCTGACTCTCAGCATTGGTGACCTGGAGATGCAGGTAGAGGGTCTGAAAGAGGAGCTGGCGTACCTCAAGAGCAACCACGAGGAG GAGATGCGTCTGGCGAGGGTCCAGCAGGGCGGCAATGTTAACGTCGAGGTGGACAGCACAGACTCTGTTGATCTGTCTAAAGTCCTGGAGGAGATGAGGGAGCAGTATGAGGCTGTGATGATCAAGAACAAGATGGAGGTCGAGAAGTGGTTCAATGCTAAG GTGGATACTCTTCAGACGCAGATCAGCTCATGTACAATAGAGGTGAAGACATCCAGTTCGGAGCTGTCAGAGCTGAAGAGGACCTACCAGAATCTGGAGATTAGTCGCACCAGTGCCATCTCATCG ATTCAGTGCCTGCAGCAGAACCTGGAGGAGGTGAAGTCTCGATACAGCCTTCAGCTCAGCCAGTTGCAGATGACAATCAACACGctggaggcagagctgcagcagctgaaaatCTCCATCGAGCATCAACAGTCCGAGTACAAGATGCTGCTGGACATCAAGATGAGGCTGGAACTGGAGATCGCCGAGTACAGGAGGCTGCTGGAGGGAGAGGTGCATGAGAAAAA ggctGTGGTCGTCAGCAAGGTTGTAGTGGAAG AGCATAAACCCCACATCGAGAGGAGGGTGAAGACCATCGTGGAGGAGATTGTTGATGGAAGGGTGGTGTCCTCCAGCGTCGACACCCAAGTGGAGGACCTTCAGTAA